Part of the Quercus robur chromosome 5, dhQueRobu3.1, whole genome shotgun sequence genome, atcaaaaaaatttgaattcaaccattggtttttttttttttttaaaaggtaataatcaaataattcaaaaaacttTTACCAacgttattttctaaaaaaaaaattactaggctattaaaaaaaaattaattaccatAAATTAACATAATCACTTTAAGCATCCTTTCTTTATTAaccataaatattttaattaatatgcttcatttatttcttcataatatttattttaacatgGGAGGGAGATTGGGATGAGCAAAGTAAGAGAAAGGTTAAAGGAGAAATACTTTCTTTCAAATATGATTTATGCACCAAAtcaacacaaataaaaatagatttataaTCTTATAAAACTGTTGGCAGTTCACCAAATCAAAAGAGTAAATAACAAaaccatataatatatattttaaatatatattaaatataagtgGGTTAGGCAACCTTTTGAATCTACTAACTTGCACCAAACTTAAcccattgttaaaaaaaaaaaaaaaaaaactcgcaACCCAACCCAATGCATCAACTCCTAAAAATTGACCCAACCTAGTAGGTTTGGTTGGATGGGGTTGGTTTTTGTGGATCAGTGGATTGATTGCACACCCCTAATCATTCCTTATACATCCTCGCTTAATGGCATATCTTTTCCTTGGAAATTGGTGTAGCGTTTGAAGGTTCCCTCTAGGATTGCCCTCTTTTCTTGTACTATTGCTTTAGGGAAGATGTTATCTACTAACAATTTTTAGAAGAGAGGTATTATTCTTTTGGATTGGTGTTGCATGTTCACAAAATAAGGGGAGTTCGTggattttcttcttcattgccaTATAACTTTTGAGTGGTGGTCAATGACATTCTATATATTTGGAATCCAATGGTTAGCCGAGAGAATTATTGATACATTTGCAGCTTGGTAGGTTTCTTTCGATTGGATAGAAACATAACCTTTTGGAAGGCAATGCCTCATTGCATTATGTAGCGtctttggaaaaaaagaaaattctagaaGTTTTGAGGTTTGTGAACAGACTATCCttgattttaaacttttttttttcttcatgccttGTTAGATTGGAGTGTTGCCTTTCATTCTCCTCGTTTTACTcttatgttattaaaaaaaaaaaaaatatatatatatatatatatatatatattctattggAAACATTCCTGAAGCACTCTctaaaataagaggaaaaaatttattaaaataatccaCTAAACAAAATAGGCTATACAACCCAAATAATAAGCTAAGCTAAACAAGCTCTAAGTTAAGCAAAATAACATGTAAAGGAATCCATAATTTAATGTATGATAAAGCCCCCAACAGATCTCAGACAAACCACAGCAACTGACAAGTTATAGCCACTCCTACTATTATCATATGGAATACCCCCTCTTTGCTGGCTTTAAGAAATGCAGTATGTACTATGCAATCAGAATCACTTGGTGTCATGAAATAACATGGAATGGGGGTTAACATCCAATAGCTTTTATAACATTTTTGATGTAATAGAGCACAGATATCAGGTTCATTTAGGGTTTTAAATATTTCATCAGATGCAAGCACCAAATGACTATTGACAGCACTTAAAGGTTTCCAATCGGTCACCTTAGGTGCCAAATTGCCATACCTGCCAATGATCTAGAGTaataaaattagaaagaaaaattcaacCCCAGAAATAATTTTATCGAccaaaattcataatttatttgaaaataagatTTAGGATCCatataagaaaatcaaaagctataaacattcatttctttttcctttttataagACAAAAACTCACCTTCCTACTAGTACACAAGTAGTTCCATCTTCAGTTCTTTCACTGAGACTTCTTGAATGATACCTTCTTGCCAATTTAACAGACAGATCAATCCATACATCTGGTGTTTTCAAATGAGGAGCAACAACACATCAACTTGGTACCCATAGTATGTTAAAACGGTCTCTCTAAAAAGAATAATTACATTAGGCCTATGCTCTGTTATCATACTGAGATCCCAAGCTTAATTCAAAgagaaacaaaactaacctaACAAATAGAGCCATCACACAGTGCTAACTACTTTTCAATCTTTTACAACTAATTGCACTAATCTAATCCACAATTAACATGTGTTTATTCTCTTCCAAACTTATGTGAACTCGTGCACTATTTAAGCAAATGCCATTGTTTGTGGGCTACATACAATTAACTGCACTAATCTGTACTGTACATAAACACAAGGTGAGGTAAGgatgttgtttgattttgatctATTTTCCTTTTACGCAAAACATAACTGTTTGCTCTTCATTGTCTTCCTTTTCAACGCAAACATTCTGGTTGAAAAAACTAGGATTCCCTAGGAATTTAACATCTTAGCATAAAATGGACTCTAACCATTTATGAccctcagagagagagagagagagagattcataTCTGACCTTCATCCTCCACATAGTGCCAATTACACAAAAAGGCCTTTGAGTTGCAACCATTGGCAACTAATATTTGCCCTTCTATCATAAGAACAACAGTGGCAACGCATCCAGGAACATGATTTTGTTTAGAAGCAACCTGAGAAAACATCACAAAGTAAAATTAGAAGACTAGCTCAAAAATTTAGGAAACAAAcaggtataaaaaaaaataaaaaaggaaaaggagggaaaaaaaagtgttgCTAGCAAAACTTACCTCAGAAAAAGTTAAATCAATATCATGGATGGTCCTCGACAATGCTTCCTTcaaaatttttgcatttattgttccaTCGACTCCTCTTGGTAACATTCACAAAGAACTGCAATCCAAAGCCCTATGAATTGCAACATTATCCTCCATGAAATTCTTAAAACTTGTTCCTCTCTAATGTGTATTCTCAAAATAGATAGGGTTCAAAGCTATGAAGCATAGGTGtgtttcgggactcgggtgcgggtgcgggacttggaaatttttgaaaaaggtcgGTGCGGctgcggcgggactcggcgattaaaaattattaaaaatatttttatttatatttttaatatattgctaagtatactttttcacattatataaacatataccaaatttaagagcaatagtagataataaccaaaacatgatgttcataaattaaatacaacccaCAAGATTGAAAGAGACCTGAACTTTGGTGTTTGGAGTGACTGAGTGGTTGTCTGGCCGAGTGTCTCACAACCACAGGGGAGACGAAGAGCAGAGACAAAGGCAGAGAGGCGAGAGCACAGAGAGACTGAGAGACGAGTGACGGAgtgagagagagtcagagagctTGGTGTTTGGATGAATTGAGCTGAACTGCTAAAGTATGGTATGTTATTAAGCTCAAACGGTGCGtcttgcacctttttttttttttttttttgaatttcggccTGAATCGGCCAGTTTTGCCCGATAGGGTCAATACGACCAGAGTCGGCCCGATTCAGCACGAATTGGCCCAAGTCTAAGCCGCGTCGGCACGAgtcggctaaaaaaaaaaaaaaaaaaaaaaaaaacacttggcAGGATGCGGCCGGACGCGCGGGCAACGGCGTCCCTCACGCATCGGACGCAGGTGTGGCTCCTCTAGTGCCGCGTCCGTGCTTTCCAGTTTCAAAGAAATTCATGCAAAGTGCAGCAAAAGGATCATAACCCATCTGACATGCCCCCAGATAAAAGGTAATCAAAAgtttaaaaccaaaaatcagCTTGAACTTTTTCTTGTTCCCTTTCtgtactcttaaaaaaaaatctttgagaAGCAGACATCTTTCGCATGCTAGATATTTACTCAAGTTTAAGTTTGGGATAGCacgaaggtttttttttttttttttttttttttttttttttttttaatgtacatcATGGCCTTAGGAAGAATCTCAGAGCATACtatgacatattgcttgatgcATTGGGATATTAAGCATGCATGTTAGGATGAGGCACTAGTGATTGGCATTAAATgattcaggtttttttttttttttttttaaatgtacatCATGGCCTTAGGAAGAATCTCAGAGCATACtatgacatattgcttgatgcATTGGGATATTAAGCATGCATGTTAGGATGAGGCACTAGTGATTGGCATTAAATGATTCAGGTTTTCTCCTAGGTGTTAGCACCTTAGTTATTGAATTTGCAAAACCTTTATGCTTTAATTATTTGACAGTTGCACATGTccctacaacaacaacaatcaagccttagtcccaaaacttAGGGCTCAAGATATCCTCAACAAACTAATCAGGGTcagccacatgtattcttttatGTGTGTTCTCCTtgctttaatctttttttttaccctttgtTAACTTGTTGAATCGAGTAGGAGAGATTATACCAGGGAATTGTCACTGAAAATTGGCCCAGACTTTTAGGTTCATTTAAGTGAGGGACTGCTAAGTGATTTTTAACTTTACAAAATTATCATGCTATGGTTGGCAGATACAGAGTTAAAGTAGACACCAAATaagtaaaaaccattttttatttataatatagaaTAGTAAAGTAAATAACTCAAACAAATCGCAGAAGACACAGCCACCTCACTCAAGCACACAAGCATGCAAAAAGCTAATAAAATAGGGGTGCAAATTGCAGAGAGCAAATATCATCCCCTACAATATATAGATCCTTAATTTCATATCATGAACAGCaagaaaaagatacatgaaAAGACACATATATACCAGATATAATAGGAGCACAAACCACAAGCTAAAACAACACAAATACAGAAATTGTAGATACAGAGTGCATGTgcataaacaaacacaaatgcACCCAATGGGTGTTGAACCTACAatctcaccctccaccttgAACTTACAAGAAGAGAaaatgccatttgagctagaacTCATTGGCATAACAGAAGCAAATATTGGAGGGGGGGAGGGGCTGAGCTGGAGCATATATTGCACTCAAAGATTTCACAAAGAATATCCTGGTCATTATACAGATTCTAAATTTAATAACATAAGCAAACACATCCATACATGAATATATAGCAAATAAAACAGGGTCATATATTGCGATTATTTCACaagaatataattaaatttcatacatgagaaaattaatatatataagatGCATAAGATAAAGGCACAGCGAGTAAGTCCAATATAGATCTTTCCATTGAGCTCTTCTCCATTAAAATTTATAACCTAGGGAAGAACGATTACCTTCTAATAAGTTGGTCTACTTCATTAACTTGGTTTAGCTCTGGAAATACCATATCATGGTCCTCCTTGTAAGATAACGGTCCCATCAATTTGTTAAATGCATACGTCTCATCACGAAGAAAGTATGTGtgaactaaaaaataatttttaagaagATTTGTAGCCATCTTAGCGGAGTCCTCCACACCATTATGGTCAAATACTGCGACCATACCAACTTTAACATCTTCAATAGACCCATTTTCACCTGCAAcatatcaaatataataatatttttaccttgcaagaattggaaaaaattcataaattaaaaattggcGCCAAACATGAACTCAATTTACAAATGTAGCATTCTAATAAGATTTCAAAGTAATGAGCATAGATGATCAAGGAAAGAACTCAGCCATCAGACTGGGTCTTGGATAAGTAGAAGTAATGTCCAGATGATTATAgtaatattttgggttttagtaGAAATTAGCGTCAAATCAAAACTATTAACTATGTTTAACGTTTTCTGATTATTTGAGTTGGTGTTTGTTATGCTCAACTTGGAATTTGAGCTAATAAATGTGTCAAGTCAAGCAAAATCCAAGCTTTAAAAGTGTCAAAATATTGTGAATCAATTTGAAGCAAGCCAAATATTGAACTGAGAACCAAGCAAGATTAGTTAAAAGTCATGATAATACCTAGAAATGGAATCTGCAAATCAAGATCacaaaaaaatctttctttgAAATGCTTCTCGCCATCTTCGAAATTGGTGAATCCAGCCAACAAACAGTTGACTGTGTGGTTTCGGTAGAAATTATTGGAAAGAACCCAGCTAGAACACTCTGGATTTTGAAGAACAGCAGGAACACCACCCTTTTGATAATATGTGGCACATATTGTCCTTTCTCCATAAGAAAACGAGTTTCCAAGCAGAAAGAGCCCAACAACAACACCTAAAAACAGGGTCCTTAACCCTTCCATTGTCCACTTTAATTGTGATCAAACTTTGAACCTAACAAGTTCGTAAACATGTATTGACAGTTGTTAAAACGGTTGAAGAAAAGCAAGTATACACACATGTATTCAACtgactatatattttatattcgTAACTTTTgatgattaaaaagaaaaatgctaggAACTTGACCTCATGGGCTTAAACTTTTATGTTATGTGGTGTTCCAGCAAGCATGTTATGTTATATGAAAATACAGCTAAACACAACAACGAACAAACAACATAGTATCcagaaagaaaaacagaagcaacacaacacaacatacAGATATAGAGCGAAAcataaaattcgaaaaattgAGAGTACCCAATGCTTAAAAGGTTAGAGCTTTTACTGATTTTGGAAGAGTTTGAGAGATAAAAGGAGAGATACGATGAAGAACCTGAGACTGAGAGTTTGAGTTGAGattaaaaacaatcatcatCAGTTCGTATCATGACTAGGATAAAGATTGAAAGATATATCTACATATCTGAGCCATCACTGGGCCCGAACCcgctaacccaaaaaaaaaactagagtgaaagaaatttcaaatttcaggcCTATACAGCCTTGGACTAAACCCAAAATTCTAAGAAAGAAATTACTAGGCCTGTTTTTACAAAGCTGGCAGTTGGTAcgtaaaaaatttaactttgtgggtttaaaaaatgtgactCTTTTTCCCTAGTGTTTAGAACTTCGTGGGTTTTCGGCTTGTTTAGTACgtgtgtttaaataacagttttcagtttttagggAAATAagtgtaggtgaaaaagtatgtaaaaatacgtataatattgtttaaaaattgaaaacatgtgtttaaaatgaTGTACCAAACAACCCATTTGTGTTTTGGGTTGTTTGGTTTGGTTAGATTTCAATTGGGTTTGCTTTAAACATGGGACATACACATagttgtctctctctctctctctcaatgatTAATTGAAAGTCTGAAAGTAGTGTAAATTGGATTttactatagtttttttttttttttttttaatcttttggcagctgggtttgaaattttgaatggcTTAGGTTGActttaattgggtttttttatttgggaAAGTTTGACTCTTCCTTCTCAAAATTTAATTGGGTGGTTactattcccccccccccccccccccaatgtttaacatgttttagGAAGGGCAGCTGCAGCTTTGGAAGGTTAATACTTTACTGATTCTTAGTTAATATAACTAATGATGTTCTGTTTCTTTTTGCAGATAATATTACTATATAATTTGGGATTTAAATCCTCAAAAGTTCCTAGAGTACTCTACAACATAAAATTCTCTTAATCTCAACCATTGttctaaaataaatggttaaGATCATGAGTAATGGTACAggtacaaactattttatagcatttttacaaactattgatgtgacaaattcttTTTAGTTCTAATATGAGTCcaatactaacatcacatttatgtttatcaatgattatttgaaaattactaaagtCACATCGACAGTtcgtaaaaatgttgtaaattaGTCTGTGTCTATAACATTATTCTAAGATCATTCCATGTCATTAATTCATtaacaaaaaccttaaaataGATGTCATGTCAGTTATTAAAATGGACTGCTCtgattttaaatttatcttaatttaaaaaaaaaaaaaaaaaaaaagcatcacaTATCTAAATTCTGAACCCTAATTTCATATTCGTGCCAACACTGATGACCATCTTCCCCATCACAAATATGGAGAAAAGGTTAAAGCATAGGTGTCGAAGACCATATTTAGCAGTGGCAATCAAATCCACTTTCTCCAACATCCTTTTTTACCATCTTACTTACCAttctttaaatatgattttccCTCTTTGAACCTTTCATTCTATTGgtcatacaaaaaaaatgagaacCCTTCCCAACTGTGAGAGCTCAAATCATTAGCATTGCTACTaagatatgaacaaaaaaaacaattgattggTGGATTGGGTGATGTGTTCTAGGATgaatggagtttttttttttttttttaataattttattaaatggaGATATTACTTTCAGCCATAGGA contains:
- the LOC126728720 gene encoding putative protein phosphatase 2C 50, whose protein sequence is MLPRGVDGTINAKILKEALSRTIHDIDLTFSEVASKQNHVPGCVATVVLMIEGQILVANGCNSKAFLCNWHYVEDEDVWIDLSVKLARRYHSRSLSERTEDGTTCVLVGRYGNLAPKVTDWKPLSAVNSHLVLASDEIFKTLNEPDICALLHQKCYKSYWMLTPIPCYFMTPSDSDCIVHTAFLKASKEGVFHMIIVGVAITCQLLWFV
- the LOC126729184 gene encoding probable protein phosphatase 2C 51, whose protein sequence is MEGLRTLFLGVVVGLFLLGNSFSYGERTICATYYQKGGVPAVLQNPECSSWVLSNNFYRNHTVNCLLAGFTNFEDGEKHFKERFFCDLDLQIPFLGENGSIEDVKVGMVAVFDHNGVEDSAKMATNLLKNYFLVHTYFLRDETYAFNKLMGPLSYKEDHDMVFPELNQVNEVDQLIRR